A part of Agromyces protaetiae genomic DNA contains:
- a CDS encoding NfeD family protein, with protein sequence MLLPFLIVGGIGLLLLVISLLLGDVFDHFEIGDGALSGTALAVGMVVFGAAGAITVTSGLEIVWAYVLAAVLAVVAYVVAVLSIRALTRSSDGAPASAVGLTGVTTSPVTSSGGEVRLEGPGEVERRLAFADAEIAEGVRIRVVEHSGSRVKVVAD encoded by the coding sequence GTGCTCCTTCCCTTCCTGATCGTCGGCGGAATCGGGCTGCTCCTGCTCGTGATCTCGCTGCTGCTCGGCGACGTCTTCGACCACTTCGAGATCGGCGACGGCGCCCTCTCGGGCACGGCGCTCGCGGTCGGCATGGTCGTGTTCGGCGCAGCCGGGGCGATCACCGTGACCTCGGGGCTCGAGATCGTCTGGGCGTACGTGCTCGCGGCCGTGCTCGCCGTCGTCGCGTACGTCGTCGCGGTGCTCAGCATCCGCGCGCTCACGCGCTCGTCCGACGGCGCACCCGCGAGCGCCGTCGGCCTCACCGGAGTGACGACTTCGCCCGTGACGAGCTCGGGCGGCGAAGTCCGCCTCGAGGGCCCCGGCGAGGTCGAGCGCCGCCTCGCATTCGCCGACGCCGAGATCGCCGAGGGCGTGCGCATCCGCGTCGTCGAGCACTCCGGTTCACGCGTCAAAGTCGTCGCCGACTGA
- a CDS encoding bifunctional 3'-5' exonuclease/DNA polymerase yields the protein MGVARHARVVPAAAGRGVRVERVVDLRLCGAILEQSTMTDVPRPDLPPRPSWLPPGPAEPGEGGLATPADAAAATLSETSAVTLFDLAEASAVSHEPTTASNSAIDRPTAAELVAELRRQDALIAGSTSPARLRVLLAAESAGALIGAELRAAGLPWSTDVHEGVLESELGARPPHGGKPARMAALAADVRAALDAPTLNLDSQIDLLRGLRNAGLPVASTSRWELREHDHPAIPPLIAYKKLARLYSANGWAWLDEWIRDGRFRADYVPGGTATGRWATSGGGALQLPKQVRRAVVADPGWRLVVADAAQLDPRVLAGLALDERMAEAGRGRDLYAGLVDSGVVETRDQAKVALLGAMYGATTGDSGRLVPRLARAYPKAMALVDRAAADGERGLRVTTRLGRSSPVPPPAWWEAQTRASQPDASPADERRARSVAREWGRFTRNFVVQGSSAEWALCWMAALRSRLAEIGAAGAAVTRAEASGTVFDSAPHLVYFLHDEIIVHTPAEQAERVADAVRESAADAGRLLFGAFPVEFPLGLAIVESYAEA from the coding sequence GTGGGTGTGGCGCGACACGCGAGAGTGGTACCCGCGGCTGCTGGACGCGGGGTACGAGTCGAGCGCGTCGTCGATCTGCGGTTGTGCGGCGCGATCCTCGAGCAGTCGACGATGACGGATGTCCCGCGCCCCGACCTGCCGCCGCGCCCGTCTTGGCTGCCGCCCGGCCCCGCCGAGCCCGGTGAGGGCGGGTTGGCGACGCCCGCCGACGCCGCGGCCGCGACGCTGAGCGAGACCTCTGCAGTCACCCTCTTCGACCTCGCCGAGGCATCCGCCGTCTCACACGAGCCGACAACCGCCTCGAACTCGGCGATCGACCGGCCGACCGCCGCCGAACTCGTCGCCGAACTGCGCCGACAGGATGCGCTCATCGCCGGGAGCACTTCGCCCGCTCGGCTCCGCGTTCTTCTGGCGGCAGAGTCCGCAGGCGCCCTCATCGGCGCCGAGCTGCGCGCGGCCGGGCTTCCGTGGAGTACCGACGTCCACGAAGGGGTGCTCGAGTCCGAGCTCGGCGCCCGCCCGCCGCACGGCGGCAAGCCCGCCCGTATGGCGGCGCTCGCAGCCGACGTGCGAGCGGCGCTCGACGCGCCGACGCTCAATCTCGACTCCCAGATCGATCTGCTCCGAGGCCTCCGCAACGCCGGGCTGCCCGTCGCGTCGACGAGCCGGTGGGAGCTCCGTGAGCACGACCATCCCGCGATCCCTCCGCTCATCGCGTACAAGAAGCTCGCACGCCTGTACTCGGCGAACGGTTGGGCGTGGCTCGACGAGTGGATCCGCGACGGCAGGTTCCGGGCCGACTACGTGCCGGGCGGCACGGCGACGGGCAGATGGGCGACCTCGGGCGGCGGGGCCCTGCAGCTGCCGAAGCAGGTGCGGCGGGCAGTCGTCGCCGATCCGGGCTGGCGGCTCGTCGTCGCCGACGCGGCCCAGCTCGACCCTCGCGTGCTCGCCGGGCTCGCGCTCGACGAGCGCATGGCCGAGGCAGGTCGTGGCCGCGATCTCTACGCGGGGCTCGTCGACTCGGGTGTCGTCGAGACGCGCGACCAGGCCAAGGTCGCACTCCTCGGCGCGATGTACGGCGCGACGACCGGCGACAGCGGGCGGCTCGTCCCTCGGCTCGCACGCGCCTATCCGAAAGCCATGGCCCTCGTGGATCGCGCCGCGGCCGACGGCGAGCGCGGACTCAGGGTGACGACCCGGCTCGGGCGTTCGTCGCCTGTCCCGCCGCCGGCGTGGTGGGAGGCGCAGACGCGAGCCTCGCAGCCCGACGCGAGCCCGGCCGACGAGCGTCGAGCCCGATCGGTCGCCCGAGAGTGGGGGCGCTTCACGCGCAACTTCGTCGTCCAAGGCAGTTCCGCCGAGTGGGCGCTCTGTTGGATGGCGGCGCTCCGCTCGCGGTTGGCCGAGATCGGCGCCGCCGGTGCCGCGGTGACGCGCGCCGAGGCATCCGGGACGGTCTTCGACAGTGCCCCGCACCTCGTGTACTTCCTTCACGACGAGATCATCGTCCACACGCCCGCCGAGCAGGCCGAACGCGTCGCCGACGCCGTTCGCGAGTCGGCGGCCGACGCGGGGCGCCTGCTCTTCGGGGCGTTCCCCGTCGAGTTCCCGCTGGGGCTCGCGATCGTCGAGAGTTACGCGGAGGCGTGA